In Salvelinus sp. IW2-2015 linkage group LG23, ASM291031v2, whole genome shotgun sequence, a genomic segment contains:
- the LOC111950110 gene encoding myotonin-protein kinase-like, with protein sequence MSAGPGPRDSDLLLLELQAPGPVGLQTLLDLLVGVYQEFHSSPLAREKYVSSFLQWAEPLVRQVKKTRIKRDDFHILKVIGRGTFSEVAVARMRSTQQVYALKIMNKWDMLKRGETACYQEEREVLLKGDRRWITELHYAFQDDNYLYLVMDYYVGGDLLTLLSKFGDRIPEDMAQFYLAEMVMAIDSIHRMGYVHRDIKPDNIMLTAEGHVRLGDFGSCLRVQEDGMVHSSLAVGTPDYLSPEILRAVEGGGGYGPECDWWALGVCAYEMLQGTTPFYADSISETYAKIMNFQEHFEFPPSGPEVSDEARSLIMGLICEREDRMGTRGSGDFRAHPFFCGLDWGSLHELPAPFQPEVSNATDTSNFDVLDDCLSEMETLSDVMDKAPIGVHLAFVGYSYTATRQTGALDRSRDIMMEIDHQRHLGLPSFNFQDKLSQMWQLRDVLTTPDNLPALLELPLALEQGTAESAHTTTEEEEEENDQNSVLDEDLHRRLQEAEKRNGELEKEMERLRGEIQDLKSPKETELRVCPSSLSLPAHCLDDGKKSPPACHYPLVIPLHRHLLLFHRMRWPQERSESYLLVCAEGGDLQAWDRHCCTEIS encoded by the exons CGGAGCCCCTGGTGAGGCAGGTGAAGAAGACACGCATCAAGAGGGATGACTTCCACATCTTGAAGGTGATTGGTCGAGGGACCTTCAGTGAG GTGGCTGTGGCGAGGATGCGTAGCACACAACAAGTGTACGCGCTGAAGATTATGAATAAGTGGGACATGCTGAAGCGAggagag ACAGCTTGTTACCAGGAGGAAAGAGAGGTTCTGCTGAAGGGTGATCGAAGGTGGATCACAGAGCTGCACTATGCCTTCCAGGACGACAATTACCTG tacctgGTGATGGACTACTACGTGGGTGGTGACCTGTTGACCCTGCTCAGTAAGTTTGGCGACCGTATCCCTGAGGACATGGCCCAGTTCTACTTGGCTGAGATGGTCATGGCGATCGACTCCATCCACAGGATGGGCTATGTGCACAG GGACATCAAACCKGACAACATCATGCTGACGGCGGAGGGCCACGTCAGGCTGGGGGACTTTGGTTCCTGTCTGAGGGTCCAGGAGGATGGCATG GTGCACTCTTCCCTGGCGGTGGGCACACCCGACTACCTGTCCCCAGAGATCCTGCGTgcggtggagggagggggaggctaTGGCCCTGAGTGTGACTGGTGGGCCCTGGGGGTCTGTGCCTACGAGATGCTGCAGGGGACCACACCCTTCTACGCAGACTCCATCTCTGAGACCTACGCCAAGATCATGAACTTCCAG GAGCACTTTGAGTTCCCCCCGTCTGGCCCCGAGGTTTCAGATGAGGCCCGTTCCCTCATCATGGGGCTAATCTGCGAGAGGGAGGATCGTATGGGGACCAGGGGTTCTGGGGACTTCAGGGCCCACCCCTTCTTCTGTGGACTAGACTGGGGCTCCCTGCATGAACTTCCAGCACCCTTCCAACCTGAAGTCTCCAACGCCACTGACACCTCCAACTTTGACGTGTTGGATGACTGCCTCAGTGAAATG GAAACACTGAGTGATGTTATGGACAAGGCCCCTATCGGAGTTCACCTGGCTTTCGTTGGCTACTCCTACACAGCTACAAG acagacaggtgcctTGGATCGCAGTCGTGACATCATGATGGAGATTGACCACCAGCGACACCTTGGGTTGCCAAGCTTCAATTTCCAGGATAAGCTC AGTCAGATGTGGCAGCTCAGAGATGTCCTGACCACGCCTGACAACCTGCCTGCCCTGCTTGAGCTCCCCCTAGCCTTGGAGCAGGGTACTGCAGAGTCGGCTCACACCacaacagaggaggaagaggaggagaacgaccagAATTCAGTACTTGATGAGGATCTGCACAG GCGGCTGcaagaggcagagaagaggaatggagagctggagaaagagatggagaggctGAGGGGGGAGATCCAGGACCTGAAGTCCCCCAAGGAGACAG AACTGCGTGTCTGCCCGTCGTCTCTTTCTCTGCCTGCACACTGTCTGGACGAT GGGAAGAAATCGCCCCCTGCCTGTCACTACCCGCTGGTGATCCCTCTCCACCGCCACCTGCTGCTGTTTCACAGG atgcGCTGGCCACAGGAGAGAAGTGAGTCCTACTTGTTGGTGTGTGCGGAGGGGGGAGATCTCCAAGCCTGGGACAGACACTGCTGTACTGAGATCTCCTga